The following coding sequences lie in one Isoptericola variabilis 225 genomic window:
- a CDS encoding TIGR03618 family F420-dependent PPOX class oxidoreductase, which produces MPKPPLPPDVVDKLRGPNPAVMATVTPTGAPVSVATWYLWDDDERRVLLNLDATRKRLDHLRKEPRVGLTVLDGENWYHHVSLRGTVDLVDDTDLADIDRLAVHYTGQPYANRTSPRVTAWMTVTGYHVWPS; this is translated from the coding sequence GTGCCGAAGCCGCCCCTGCCCCCCGACGTCGTCGACAAGCTGCGAGGCCCGAACCCTGCCGTGATGGCGACCGTCACCCCGACGGGTGCACCGGTCTCCGTCGCCACCTGGTACCTGTGGGACGACGACGAACGCCGCGTGCTGCTGAACCTCGACGCCACCCGGAAGCGCCTCGACCACCTGCGCAAGGAGCCGCGCGTCGGGCTCACGGTGCTCGACGGCGAGAACTGGTACCACCACGTGAGCCTGCGCGGGACGGTGGACCTCGTGGACGACACCGACCTCGCCGACATCGACCGCCTCGCCGTCCACTACACGGGCCAGCCGTACGCGAACCGGACGAGCCCCCGCGTCACGGCCTGGATGACGGTGACGGGCTACCACGTCTGGCCGTCCTGA
- a CDS encoding ABC transporter ATP-binding protein, translating into MDTTVFVPVADRDAPATPTLAVRARALTKTYGKGEAQVRALDGVDVDFEAGRFTAIMGPSGSGKSTLMHLLAGLDSATSGQAFIGGTEVTGMGDKALTQLRRDRIGFVFQQFNLLPMFTAEQNITLPVELAGGTVDRQWLDVLVRTLGLGQRLEHRPSELSGGQQQRVAIARALVAQPEVVFADEPTGNLDSRSGAEVLSFLRRSVRELGRTIIMVTHDPTAAAYADRVVLIADGRIAGEISDPTPEAVLAGLDALRSLETPVAGSGAGAHDGGAKVGA; encoded by the coding sequence GTGGACACCACCGTGTTCGTCCCCGTCGCCGACCGCGACGCCCCCGCCACCCCGACGCTCGCCGTCCGGGCGCGCGCCCTGACCAAGACCTACGGCAAGGGTGAGGCGCAGGTCCGCGCGCTCGACGGCGTCGACGTCGACTTCGAGGCCGGCCGCTTCACCGCGATCATGGGCCCGTCGGGCTCGGGCAAGTCGACGCTCATGCACCTGCTCGCGGGCCTCGACTCGGCCACGAGCGGGCAGGCGTTCATCGGCGGCACCGAGGTCACGGGCATGGGCGACAAGGCCCTGACCCAGCTGCGGCGCGACCGCATCGGGTTCGTGTTCCAGCAGTTCAACCTGCTGCCGATGTTCACCGCCGAGCAGAACATCACGCTCCCGGTCGAGCTCGCGGGCGGGACGGTGGACCGGCAATGGCTCGACGTGCTCGTGCGCACGCTCGGCCTCGGCCAGCGGCTCGAGCACCGCCCGAGCGAGCTGTCGGGCGGCCAGCAGCAGCGCGTGGCGATCGCCCGCGCGCTCGTCGCCCAGCCCGAGGTCGTGTTCGCCGACGAGCCGACGGGCAACCTCGACTCCCGCTCGGGCGCGGAGGTGCTGAGCTTCCTGCGCCGCTCGGTGCGCGAGCTGGGCCGCACGATCATCATGGTCACGCACGACCCGACGGCCGCGGCGTACGCCGACCGCGTCGTCCTCATCGCCGACGGCCGCATCGCCGGCGAGATCTCCGACCCGACGCCCGAGGCCGTCCTCGCCGGCCTCGACGCGCTGCGCTCGCTCGAGACGCCCGTCGCCGGGTCCGGGGCGGGCGCGCACGACGGCGGCGCGAAGGTGGGTGCGTGA
- a CDS encoding sensor histidine kinase encodes MSWYERATRWFETHRFGIDVVLAAFFGLFVVTTSANVFTTGDPWDGRGGIMLWSALLVVPLAWRRTHPVASAVAVYAVALSHMLAGYPILLPADVAVLVALYAVTVHGPSWSHRVAMASTLAGCLLLTVALAVHSRSMLGLLDALPVSVFCAMSALVVWAFALVRRSRRVTLEALRDRARRLEIERDQQAQIATAAERARIAREMHDIVAHSLSIVVAQADGGRYAAASDPDAAVRSLGVISETGRAALADMRRLLGVLRSDDGGTSAAVRAAPEGSAAGHGPRGESAARPAGAAPSVTAPLAPQPDDADVEPLVTQARDAGMQVSLVRVGTPRRLPPGAGLTLHRVCQEALTNVRKHAGPDPRVTVVLRWAERDVELEVSDDGRGAAAADEPGAASDEPGYGLLGMRERAAVFGGTVTAGPRPGGGWRVRFTMPVPPAADDPDETDDDAPEASSAVGQHDPSTEVR; translated from the coding sequence ATGTCCTGGTACGAGCGCGCCACCCGATGGTTCGAGACGCACCGGTTCGGGATCGACGTCGTGCTCGCCGCGTTCTTCGGCCTCTTCGTCGTCACGACCTCGGCCAACGTCTTCACGACCGGCGACCCCTGGGACGGGCGCGGCGGCATCATGCTGTGGTCCGCGCTGCTCGTCGTGCCGCTCGCGTGGCGCCGCACGCACCCCGTGGCCTCGGCCGTCGCGGTGTACGCGGTCGCGCTGTCGCACATGCTCGCGGGCTACCCGATCCTGCTGCCCGCCGACGTCGCGGTGCTCGTCGCGCTCTACGCCGTCACGGTCCACGGCCCGTCGTGGTCGCACCGCGTCGCGATGGCCTCGACGCTGGCCGGCTGCCTGCTCCTCACCGTGGCGCTCGCCGTGCACAGCCGCTCGATGCTGGGCCTTCTCGACGCCCTGCCCGTCTCCGTCTTCTGCGCGATGAGCGCGCTCGTCGTGTGGGCGTTCGCGCTCGTGCGGCGCTCGCGGCGCGTGACGCTCGAGGCGCTGCGCGACCGCGCGCGCCGCCTCGAGATCGAGCGCGACCAGCAGGCGCAGATCGCGACGGCGGCCGAGCGCGCCCGCATCGCGCGCGAGATGCACGACATCGTCGCCCACTCGCTGTCGATCGTCGTCGCACAGGCCGACGGCGGCCGGTACGCCGCGGCGTCCGACCCCGACGCCGCCGTGCGCTCGCTCGGTGTCATCAGCGAGACCGGGCGGGCCGCGCTGGCCGACATGCGCCGCCTGCTCGGCGTCCTGCGGTCCGACGACGGCGGTACCTCCGCGGCGGTCCGCGCCGCCCCCGAGGGGTCGGCCGCGGGGCACGGGCCGCGCGGCGAGAGCGCGGCCCGCCCCGCGGGGGCTGCGCCGTCGGTCACCGCGCCGCTGGCGCCGCAGCCGGACGACGCCGACGTCGAGCCCCTCGTGACGCAGGCGCGCGACGCCGGGATGCAGGTCTCGCTCGTGCGCGTCGGCACGCCGCGGCGGCTGCCGCCCGGCGCGGGCCTGACGCTGCACCGCGTCTGCCAGGAGGCCCTGACGAACGTGCGCAAGCACGCCGGCCCCGACCCGCGCGTCACCGTCGTCCTGCGCTGGGCCGAGCGGGACGTCGAGCTCGAGGTGTCCGACGACGGGCGCGGCGCCGCCGCGGCGGACGAGCCCGGCGCGGCCTCCGACGAACCGGGGTACGGGCTGCTCGGCATGCGCGAGCGCGCGGCCGTGTTCGGCGGCACGGTCACCGCCGGCCCGCGCCCGGGCGGCGGCTGGCGGGTACGGTTCACGATGCCGGTGCCGCCCGCCGCGGACGACCCCGACGAGACCGACGACGACGCGCCCGAGGCGAGCTCCGCCGTCGGGCAGCACGACCCGAGCACGGAGGTCCGATGA
- a CDS encoding response regulator transcription factor: MTSPIRVALVDDQQLVRAGFRMVIDSQPDLEVVVEAGDGAQALRLLASHAVDVVLMDVRMPNLDGLSATARLTAADDAPRVIVLTTFDLDEYVLEAIRSGASGFLLKDAPPEEMLAAIRTVHRGDAVIAPSSTRRLLEHLVGVLPAEGSTVGHPGLDELTEREREVLVLMARGRSNAEIADELYVAEATVKTHVGRILAKLGVRDRVQAVVAAYEAGLVRPGA; this comes from the coding sequence ATGACCAGCCCCATCCGCGTCGCGCTCGTCGATGACCAGCAGCTCGTCCGCGCGGGCTTCCGCATGGTCATCGACTCGCAGCCCGACCTCGAGGTCGTCGTGGAGGCCGGCGACGGCGCGCAGGCGCTGCGGCTGCTCGCGTCGCACGCGGTCGACGTCGTCCTCATGGACGTGCGCATGCCGAACCTCGACGGGCTGTCAGCGACCGCGCGGCTGACGGCGGCCGACGACGCACCGCGCGTCATCGTGCTCACGACGTTCGACCTCGACGAGTACGTCCTCGAGGCGATCCGCAGTGGCGCGAGCGGGTTCCTGCTCAAGGACGCGCCGCCCGAGGAGATGCTCGCCGCGATCCGGACGGTGCACCGCGGCGACGCCGTCATCGCGCCGTCCTCGACCCGGCGGCTGCTCGAGCACCTCGTGGGCGTGCTGCCCGCCGAGGGCTCGACCGTGGGGCACCCGGGGCTCGACGAGCTCACCGAGCGCGAGCGCGAGGTGCTCGTGCTCATGGCGCGCGGGCGCTCGAACGCCGAGATCGCCGACGAGCTGTACGTCGCCGAGGCGACCGTGAAGACGCACGTCGGGCGGATCCTCGCCAAGCTCGGCGTGCGCGACCGCGTGCAGGCCGTCGTCGCCGCGTACGAGGCGGGCCTGGTCCGCCCCGGCGCCTGA